A region from the Algoriphagus machipongonensis genome encodes:
- a CDS encoding endonuclease/exonuclease/phosphatase family protein, whose amino-acid sequence MINLFLLIILTLSWKRIAFLPLLALIIGYKFALITFQWHDKNENAKGLKVLTYNAHNFFYKSNNEGKFDPNVYTWLQDHPADIKVFQEFYQDFTTTSRNSIKLLGEDMGFESSYQVIEGNPQKRSLGLAIFSKYSIIQEGKVFDKNGTNGAIFADILVNQDTIRIYNAHLESMRIDSEGLENIEGVKENYRQTLGKLHRGSLERSKQLSLLVEHIQNSPHPIILMGDLNEVPYSYTYFKLSENLENAFELMGRGFGFTYNRILIFLRIDHIFASPQLKPIQFKTHREVDYSDHYPVSATFTWEGLNIE is encoded by the coding sequence TTGATCAATTTATTCCTATTAATCATACTCACGCTTTCTTGGAAAAGAATAGCATTCCTTCCTTTATTGGCATTGATCATTGGGTATAAATTTGCATTAATCACTTTCCAATGGCATGATAAAAATGAAAATGCGAAAGGGTTAAAAGTGCTCACTTATAATGCACATAATTTCTTTTATAAAAGTAACAATGAAGGAAAATTTGATCCCAATGTGTATACCTGGCTTCAAGATCATCCAGCGGACATTAAAGTATTTCAGGAGTTTTATCAAGATTTCACTACCACTTCAAGAAACTCTATCAAACTTTTAGGCGAGGATATGGGCTTCGAAAGTTCCTATCAAGTGATTGAGGGAAACCCTCAAAAGAGGTCTTTAGGACTAGCTATTTTTAGCAAATACTCGATCATACAAGAAGGAAAAGTATTTGACAAAAACGGAACAAATGGAGCCATTTTCGCTGACATATTGGTAAATCAAGATACCATCAGAATATATAATGCTCACTTGGAATCCATGCGGATTGATTCTGAAGGTTTAGAGAATATTGAAGGAGTAAAGGAGAATTACCGCCAAACTTTGGGGAAGCTACATCGCGGAAGCTTAGAAAGAAGTAAGCAATTAAGTTTACTAGTAGAACACATTCAAAATAGTCCCCACCCCATCATTTTAATGGGAGATTTAAATGAAGTCCCTTACTCATACACTTATTTCAAGCTAAGCGAAAACCTTGAAAATGCTTTTGAACTCATGGGAAGAGGTTTTGGGTTTACTTATAATCGAATATTAATTTTCTTAAGAATTGACCATATTTTTGCTAGCCCTCAGCTTAAACCTATCCAATTTAAAACACATAGGGAAGTTGATTACTCAGATCATTATCCAGTTTCAGCAACCTTTACCTGGGAAGGGCTCAACATTGAGTAG
- a CDS encoding DUF2911 domain-containing protein: MKTQNIVWYSVFIATFFFSCDPKSSESLESSSSEELAMETGEVDNRPSPLEVKDGQIGGKSFKIHYSSPAVKDRAIWGDLVPYNVVWRTGANEATYVELAEDFSVEGEILPAGKYSLFTIPKESTDWTVIFNSEWDLEHGHFQYDEENDVLRVDVSPVWEENSQERLAIDIESPGIVIRWEKLKLPISIN, from the coding sequence ATGAAAACACAAAATATTGTTTGGTATTCGGTTTTTATCGCCACTTTCTTTTTTTCCTGTGACCCTAAGTCTTCAGAAAGCTTGGAATCATCATCTTCTGAAGAGCTAGCGATGGAAACTGGAGAAGTAGATAACAGGCCAAGTCCACTTGAAGTAAAAGATGGACAAATAGGCGGGAAATCTTTTAAGATACATTACAGCTCACCTGCGGTAAAGGATAGGGCAATATGGGGAGATTTAGTCCCTTATAATGTGGTTTGGAGAACTGGGGCTAATGAAGCAACTTATGTAGAGTTAGCAGAAGATTTTAGTGTAGAGGGAGAAATCCTCCCCGCAGGAAAATATTCACTATTCACAATTCCGAAAGAATCTACAGATTGGACCGTGATATTTAATTCAGAGTGGGATTTAGAACATGGACATTTTCAATACGATGAAGAAAATGATGTGTTGAGAGTCGATGTGAGTCCTGTTTGGGAAGAGAATTCTCAAGAAAGACTTGCTATTGATATTGAAAGCCCTGGGATTGTCATCCGTTGGGAGAAGTTAAAACTGCCCATATCGATAAATTGA